In the genome of Pseudonocardia cypriaca, the window CAGCAGGAGGTCGCTGGTCCTGCGGGCGTGGTCGCGCCGCTCCGGACCGCCGGCCCCCTCCGGTGCAGCCCCCGCGTGCGCCCGGTGGAACGACCGCGGGCCCGGAGCCGGGTGCAGTCCGGCTTCGGGCCCGCGGCGGGGAAGGGAGGAGTTCAGGCAGTACGTGCCCGCGTGCGCGCGTTGCGGCGCTTCAGCGCCCGGCGCTCGTCCTCGCTCATGCCGCCCCAGACGCCTGCATCCTGGCCGCTCTCGAGGGCCCAGGTGAGGCACTCGGTGACCACGGGGCAGCGCCGGCAGACGGTCTTGGCCTCGGCGATCTGCAGCAGCGCAGGACCGCTGGTCCCCACAGGGAAGAACAGCTCGGGGTCCTCGTCGCGGCAGATAGCGCGGTGACGCCAATCCATTGGTCTTCGGCTCCTTGTGGTTGCGCGATCGGGGTCGCGCCGATCGTCTGTCACGGTCTTGTGGACGCGCTTGTGAAGGATTTCACGAGCGCGCTCGATCTTCAAGGGTCAAGGTCCACCCAGGTGAGCACTCTCACCCACTCAACGCAACGAGCGCCGGTACGGACAGTTACTGCTCCTGTACCGCGTGCCCGGTGTCGCCGCGTTCAGCGATCAACCTTGAACCGCCCACCGGGGTCCCGGTTACCCGGGTCCCGGCCAGACCATGCGAGAAGTCCACTCGCGATCACTCGCTTGTCCGTGACTACCATGGGCCAACGTTTCCCCAGGTGCGAGCCCTTATCGGCTCGACGGTCCGCGAGCATCGGTGAATGGCCTTCGATCGTCACCCCACCGGGTGACCGGCGCGCTTGACTGCGACGAGCTGCGTTCCTCGCACGACGACCCGTAGTGCGCCGGACACGGCCAGGAGTCGTGGTCGGTGGACCCCGCGTTAGCCAACCGGCCAGATGGGTGGGGCATTCCCGGCCTATCCTCGGGTCCGTGAGCTCCGAGCAAGCGCCTCGCCAGGTGCGACTGGCCGGTGCGCTCGTCGGCGTCCAGGGCCTGCTCGCGCTGGGCTTCGCGGTGGCGCTGGTCGTACGCGCGCTCACCGCGGAGGGCCCCGGCCTGCCGGTCCGCGACATCATCGGCGAGGCCGGCTACTTCGTTCTCGTCGGGGTCGCGCTCGTCGCCGTCGGGCTCGGACTGGTCGCCGGTCGCCGCTGGGCGCGAACCCCGGCGATCGTCACCCAGTTGCTGCTCCTGCCCGTCGTCTACACGCTGATCGGGCCGTCCCGCCAGCTGCTGCTCGGCATCGTGGCCGGCCTCTTCGTCGCCGGCACGTTCCTGCTGCTGATCAGCGAGGCATCGCGGAACTGGTCGATGGGGCTCGACGACGCCGCGCCCGGCCGTCAGGGGTAGAGCAGGGCGTCGCGGTCGACGGCGTACGCCGGCCTCAGCCCTCCGCGGTCTTCGCGAACGCCGTGAGCGCCTCGCCGTCGAGCCGGAAGGTCGTCCACTCGTCCATCGGCACGGCGCCAAGCGAGCGGTAGAAGCCGATCGACGGCTCGTTCCAGTCCAGCACCTGCCACTCCAGCCGCGCGTAGCCCTGCTCGGCGCACACGGCCGCGAGCTGGGCCAGCAGCGCCTTGCCCAGCCCGCTGCCGCGGTGTGCCGGCCGCACGAACAGGTCCTCGAGGTAGATCCCGGGCACCCCGCGCCACGTCGAGAAGCTGCGGAACCAGACCGCGCAGCCCACGACCTCGCCCGCCACCTCGGCGACGTGGCAGCGCGCCACGGCCTCCGGGCCGAACACCGCGGCGTGCAGCTGGTCCTCGGTGAGCGTGCACAGCTCGGGGCTGCGCTCGTACTCGGCGAGCTCGTGGACGAGGCCGACGACCGCCGCAACGTCAGCTTCGCGTGCTTCCCGGATCACGGGCGCCCCTTCGGGGTGAGGTTGACGTGGTCGAGGCGGGGGACGCCGCGTTCGTGGCCGAGCACGGCCCACGACGGCGCCTCCATGGCGAACCGGACGCCCTCGACGGCGGGCAGCCCGATCCAGCGGGCCACGAGGACGCGGCTGAAGTGGCCGTGCCCGACGAGCACGACGTCACCCCGGTCGAGGGCCTCGGTGGTGCGCGCGATCACGCCGTCGGCCCGCTCGCCGACCTCGTCGGCGGTCTCCCCGCCGGGGCACGGGTGCGTCCAGACCGTCCAGCCCGGCACCGTCTCGCGGATCTCCGGGGTGGTGCGGCCCTCGTACTCGCCGTAGTCCCACTCGGCGAGCCGCTCGTCGACCTCGTCGACGCGGAACCCGGCGAGCCGCGCGGTGTCCTGCGCACGGCTGCGCGGGCTGGTGAGCACGAGGACGGGCGGCTCGGTGAGCAGGTTCGTGGCGA includes:
- a CDS encoding GNAT family N-acetyltransferase, which codes for MIREAREADVAAVVGLVHELAEYERSPELCTLTEDQLHAAVFGPEAVARCHVAEVAGEVVGCAVWFRSFSTWRGVPGIYLEDLFVRPAHRGSGLGKALLAQLAAVCAEQGYARLEWQVLDWNEPSIGFYRSLGAVPMDEWTTFRLDGEALTAFAKTAEG
- a CDS encoding WhiB family transcriptional regulator, with the protein product MDWRHRAICRDEDPELFFPVGTSGPALLQIAEAKTVCRRCPVVTECLTWALESGQDAGVWGGMSEDERRALKRRNARTRARTA
- a CDS encoding acid phosphatase — translated: MTGRVFLLRHGETEWSLSGKHTGRTDIPLTERGHVLAEAAGRLATNLLTEPPVLVLTSPRSRAQDTARLAGFRVDEVDERLAEWDYGEYEGRTTPEIRETVPGWTVWTHPCPGGETADEVGERADGVIARTTEALDRGDVVLVGHGHFSRVLVARWIGLPAVEGVRFAMEAPSWAVLGHERGVPRLDHVNLTPKGRP